One genomic window of Desulfuromonas sp. includes the following:
- a CDS encoding ABC transporter permease subunit — protein MSRVWALALITYKEGVRNRSVYGIVLFALFILGLNVAVAGFLMRDIGKVTIDMNLSALSFSGLLLVFFVGLNLMAKDIDKKTIHLVLSKPISRVEYISGKYLGILLFVGVCLLVLLAFSSMTVFGLRFLYPDYFEHFSWAAFFLAAFFVYVKLALLSALVVFFSAITTSSFVTFVFSICSYIVGQTIEEVVFYLQSSLGEEGVSPALRVFIEGV, from the coding sequence ATGAGCCGGGTCTGGGCGCTGGCCCTGATTACTTACAAAGAGGGGGTTCGCAACCGTTCGGTTTACGGCATCGTCCTCTTCGCCCTTTTCATCCTGGGGCTCAATGTGGCTGTGGCAGGCTTTTTAATGCGTGACATCGGAAAGGTCACCATTGACATGAACCTGAGCGCCCTTTCCTTTTCCGGGCTTTTGCTGGTCTTTTTCGTCGGTCTCAACCTGATGGCCAAGGATATCGACAAGAAAACCATTCATCTCGTACTCTCCAAGCCGATCAGCCGGGTCGAATATATCTCGGGGAAATATCTGGGCATCCTCCTTTTTGTCGGGGTCTGCCTCCTTGTCCTGCTCGCCTTCTCCAGCATGACCGTCTTTGGCCTGCGGTTCCTTTACCCGGACTATTTCGAGCACTTTTCCTGGGCGGCATTTTTCCTCGCGGCATTTTTCGTCTATGTCAAATTGGCCCTGCTCAGCGCCTTGGTCGTTTTTTTCAGTGCCATTACCACAAGCTCTTTCGTGACCTTCGTCTTTTCAATCTGCTCATACATTGTCGGACAGACCATCGAGGAAGTGGTCTTTTACCTGCAATCAAGCCTCGGAGAAGAGGGGGTTTCCCCAGCCCTTAGAGTCTTCATCGAGGGCGTCTAG
- a CDS encoding oligosaccharide flippase family protein, translating to MTDKKYLVTRELFWVVVGQVLIFTGGFASIKTLTNIMGPVGYGKLALGMTIAGFFNMFVYGPIGNVVIRYFSICKEREELNLYFFVLKKTHRMLFLIVLCFTALVSLLVYFLIGREWALLFLVSSLFGVVRGVELSFSSLQNATRQRKLVALHQGAEVWLRFLLAIGLLFLLGNTGYFALTGYLVGMTLITLSQRFFALKDTTILKQWYAKPPNELSERKMFNELVKYALPFTYFAVFNVIGLYSDRWILQGFLGASEVGVYSALYSLANAPILVLMAMLNQMMVPIIFEKTGSMVGDNKKEIGSKLLLCTVGVYIFFATIFILILFLFSEPLVTFLTNVQFSTYHQILWIVSLGLALFNLGQLFCLRGLCSKRPIVYFYPKLWHAISFFGFSFFGAMFYGLTGVSWGLCLSSIVYLVSVLLVNKNIGFKVAV from the coding sequence ATGACTGACAAAAAATATCTGGTCACACGGGAGCTGTTTTGGGTAGTTGTGGGCCAGGTTCTTATTTTTACTGGAGGTTTTGCCAGTATTAAAACGCTTACCAACATCATGGGACCCGTCGGCTATGGGAAGTTGGCTTTGGGAATGACCATTGCCGGGTTTTTTAACATGTTTGTTTATGGGCCTATCGGTAATGTTGTCATTAGATATTTTTCGATTTGTAAAGAAAGGGAAGAGCTTAATTTATATTTTTTCGTTTTAAAAAAGACGCACAGAATGCTTTTTTTAATAGTTCTCTGCTTTACAGCATTGGTCAGCCTGCTCGTGTATTTTCTGATCGGAAGAGAATGGGCGTTATTGTTTCTGGTCTCGTCACTCTTTGGAGTGGTGCGAGGAGTGGAACTTTCCTTTTCATCGTTACAAAATGCTACCAGGCAACGGAAATTAGTTGCTTTGCATCAGGGGGCAGAAGTCTGGTTGCGCTTTCTATTAGCCATCGGTCTTCTGTTTCTGCTTGGCAATACTGGTTATTTCGCACTGACTGGATACCTTGTTGGGATGACTCTTATTACACTTTCCCAGAGGTTTTTTGCCTTAAAAGACACTACGATTTTGAAACAATGGTATGCTAAGCCTCCGAATGAACTTTCTGAAAGAAAAATGTTCAACGAACTAGTTAAATATGCCTTGCCATTCACCTATTTCGCTGTATTTAATGTGATAGGTCTGTATTCAGACCGATGGATTCTACAAGGGTTCTTGGGGGCCAGTGAGGTTGGAGTCTATTCTGCTTTATATTCATTAGCTAATGCACCCATTTTGGTGTTGATGGCCATGCTCAATCAAATGATGGTTCCTATTATTTTTGAAAAGACAGGATCTATGGTAGGTGATAATAAGAAAGAAATAGGCTCAAAGCTTTTGCTTTGTACCGTCGGTGTTTACATCTTTTTTGCTACCATCTTTATACTTATTTTATTTTTATTTAGTGAGCCATTGGTTACTTTTTTGACAAATGTTCAATTTTCAACTTATCATCAAATATTATGGATAGTATCTCTGGGTTTGGCTCTTTTTAACCTTGGCCAATTGTTTTGTCTGCGCGGACTTTGTTCGAAAAGGCCGATCGTCTATTTTTATCCTAAGCTTTGGCATGCAATTTCCTTCTTCGGTTTTTCTTTTTTCGGTGCCATGTTTTATGGATTGACAGGGGTGTCTTGGGGGTTGTGTTTATCTTCGATCGTTTATTTAGTTTCTGTTTTGCTGGTAAATAAAAACATTGGCTTTAAAGTGGCAGTTTGA
- a CDS encoding class I SAM-dependent methyltransferase: MIPEIGTHNLANREKWLELALQQIPAGSRILDAGAGELQYKRFCSHLNYVSQDFAKYDGNGNGSGLQVGGWDQSRIDIVSDITSIPRPDSSFDAIMCIEVL, encoded by the coding sequence ATGATACCTGAAATTGGAACACACAACCTGGCAAATAGAGAGAAATGGCTAGAATTGGCTCTTCAGCAGATCCCGGCGGGTTCTCGAATACTCGATGCCGGTGCGGGAGAACTTCAATATAAACGCTTTTGCTCACACCTTAACTACGTGTCTCAGGACTTTGCCAAATATGACGGAAATGGAAATGGATCCGGGTTGCAGGTGGGAGGGTGGGATCAATCCCGTATTGACATCGTGAGTGACATTACCTCGATCCCAAGGCCAGATTCCTCCTTTGATGCCATTATGTGTATTGAGGTGCTTTAA
- a CDS encoding ABC transporter ATP-binding protein gives MPEIAFRGVFKTYNPGLFKKKVLAVRDLTLEVRPGEVYGLIGPNGAGKSTTIRLMLGLIRPDSGDILFRGTGLSQADIQREVGYLPENPYLYDHLTLRELLRFCASTSGMDPAKRDRRIAELLEKLAMTDAADRQLRTFSKGMLQRAGICFALLHDPAVVILDEPMSGLDPIGRKMVLDLVLELKGQGKTVFFCSHILSDVERLCDRIGILVGGHLVRELSREDFEEKDELPVHLALGPLGAREREAIRRFPGELREDGAGPILSLSPGDLEAVTSGLSAAGVTVSGTLSQRVSLENVFLQAVAEVQS, from the coding sequence ATGCCGGAGATAGCGTTCAGGGGAGTATTCAAGACCTATAACCCCGGGTTGTTCAAAAAAAAGGTTCTGGCCGTAAGGGACCTTACGCTCGAGGTGCGTCCGGGGGAAGTTTATGGCCTGATCGGGCCCAACGGTGCGGGGAAAAGCACCACCATCCGCCTCATGCTCGGCCTTATTCGACCCGATTCCGGGGACATCCTGTTTCGCGGGACCGGCCTTTCTCAAGCCGATATCCAGCGGGAAGTCGGCTATCTCCCCGAGAATCCTTACCTGTACGACCACCTGACCCTGCGCGAACTGCTTCGATTCTGTGCGTCCACCTCGGGCATGGACCCGGCAAAGCGTGACCGGCGCATTGCCGAATTGTTGGAAAAACTGGCCATGACCGATGCCGCCGACCGGCAATTGCGAACCTTCTCCAAGGGGATGCTGCAGCGGGCCGGAATCTGTTTTGCCTTGCTGCACGACCCGGCGGTGGTCATTCTCGACGAGCCGATGTCAGGGCTCGACCCGATCGGGCGCAAAATGGTCCTTGATCTTGTGCTGGAGTTGAAGGGGCAGGGGAAGACCGTCTTTTTCTGCTCCCATATCCTCAGCGACGTAGAGCGTCTCTGCGACCGTATTGGGATTTTGGTCGGGGGGCACCTGGTCAGAGAGCTGTCCCGGGAGGATTTCGAGGAGAAGGATGAGTTGCCGGTCCATCTTGCACTCGGCCCCCTCGGGGCCCGGGAGAGGGAAGCGATACGGCGGTTTCCCGGGGAGCTGCGTGAAGACGGGGCCGGCCCCATCCTCTCCCTTTCTCCCGGCGACCTTGAGGCCGTGACCAGTGGCCTTTCTGCGGCCGGCGTGACCGTCTCCGGAACGCTCAGCCAGCGGGTTTCCCTCGAGAACGTCTTTTTGCAGGCCGTAGCGGAGGTGCAATCATGA
- a CDS encoding DUF268 domain-containing protein gives MFFDKLNLGSFLIDLFRFKRLLRNYEDRFIFNWRDLYPCFKDKSEETPFDRHYVYHPAWAARVLARTKPQFHIDISSSLHFSTLVSSFIPVRFFDYRPVDLNLTNFCSKSADLLSLPFETSSIQSLSCMHVVEHVGLGRYGDPLDPEGDLKAVAELKRVVAADGDLLFVVPVGVPRIMFNAHRIYSPEQIESLFSGFDLLEFALIPENPSDGGLVIQPSQKLVASQKYGCGCFWFRKKHDT, from the coding sequence TTGTTTTTTGATAAGTTAAATTTAGGATCTTTTCTGATTGATCTTTTTAGGTTTAAACGTCTTTTAAGGAACTACGAAGATAGGTTTATTTTTAACTGGCGTGACCTATATCCATGCTTTAAAGATAAGTCGGAGGAAACACCTTTCGACAGGCACTATGTTTATCATCCGGCATGGGCTGCTCGAGTTCTTGCCCGTACCAAACCCCAGTTTCACATTGACATTTCATCGTCTTTGCATTTTTCCACCCTGGTTTCTTCATTTATTCCTGTTCGGTTTTTTGATTATCGTCCTGTCGATCTGAATTTGACCAATTTTTGTTCCAAATCGGCCGATCTGCTGTCGCTTCCCTTTGAAACAAGCAGTATACAGTCTTTGTCATGCATGCATGTCGTTGAACATGTTGGGTTGGGGCGTTATGGGGATCCGCTCGACCCAGAAGGTGATCTGAAGGCGGTTGCTGAACTGAAAAGGGTCGTTGCGGCGGACGGGGATTTGTTGTTTGTAGTACCTGTTGGAGTCCCTAGGATTATGTTTAATGCCCACAGGATATATTCCCCTGAGCAGATTGAAAGTCTTTTTTCCGGGTTCGACCTTTTAGAATTTGCCCTTATCCCTGAAAATCCCTCAGATGGAGGCCTTGTAATTCAACCGTCACAGAAGTTGGTGGCTTCCCAAAAATATGGGTGCGGTTGTTTTTGGTTCCGGAAAAAACATGATACCTGA